One Fundidesulfovibrio terrae genomic window carries:
- a CDS encoding diaminopimelate decarboxylase, whose protein sequence is MEYSAVARRAAPASRILAAALACKALDEDDTAALIYDLDGLDARLEAARAAFVPGTLHAVAVKAMPMPAVLSRLVARGAGLEAASLPELHLALAAGCEPSRIVFDSPAKTVPELRQALSLGVHLNADNFQELARLDALVDAPSSAATIGLRVNPQVGLGQIADTSVAGEFSKFGEPVEKRREIIEAYVARPWLTGLHMHVGSQGCPLALFTRGARILLDLRRDIDAACGGARITRVDIGGGLPVSYREGESEPTMREYGAALARDCPELFDGSLAVFTEFGRWMFAGQGFAASRVEYVKEQPGHRTAVIHLGADMFLRTCYVPGTWHHDLAAAGPDGALKAGAENPWHVAGPLCFSGDFLARSRPLPDVAPGDFILILDAGAYTFAMWSRYNSRQMPKVLGVSGGRFVTLKERERVEDVVAFWR, encoded by the coding sequence ATGGAGTACTCCGCCGTGGCCCGCCGGGCCGCTCCCGCCTCCAGGATTCTCGCCGCTGCCCTGGCCTGCAAAGCCCTGGATGAGGACGACACCGCCGCGCTCATCTACGACCTGGACGGCCTGGACGCCCGGCTTGAGGCTGCGCGCGCCGCGTTCGTCCCGGGAACGCTGCATGCCGTGGCCGTCAAGGCCATGCCCATGCCCGCCGTGCTCTCGCGCCTGGTGGCGCGCGGCGCGGGCCTGGAGGCCGCCTCCCTGCCGGAGCTGCACCTGGCCCTGGCCGCCGGGTGCGAGCCCTCGCGCATCGTGTTCGACTCGCCCGCCAAGACCGTGCCCGAGCTGCGCCAGGCCCTGTCGCTGGGCGTCCACCTGAACGCGGACAACTTTCAGGAACTGGCCCGTCTGGATGCCCTGGTGGACGCCCCTTCCTCCGCCGCCACCATCGGGCTTCGGGTCAACCCCCAGGTGGGCCTGGGCCAGATCGCCGACACCAGCGTGGCCGGGGAGTTCTCCAAATTCGGCGAGCCCGTGGAAAAGCGCCGGGAGATCATCGAGGCGTACGTGGCGCGCCCCTGGCTCACGGGACTGCACATGCACGTTGGCTCCCAGGGGTGCCCGCTTGCGCTGTTCACGCGCGGGGCGCGCATCCTGCTGGACCTGCGCCGCGACATCGACGCCGCCTGCGGGGGCGCGAGGATCACCCGGGTGGACATCGGGGGCGGGCTTCCCGTTTCCTACCGCGAGGGAGAATCCGAGCCGACCATGCGGGAGTATGGCGCCGCCCTGGCCCGGGACTGCCCGGAGCTTTTCGACGGGAGCCTCGCCGTGTTCACGGAGTTCGGGCGCTGGATGTTCGCGGGACAGGGCTTCGCGGCCAGCCGAGTGGAATACGTCAAGGAGCAGCCCGGCCACCGCACGGCCGTGATCCACCTTGGCGCGGACATGTTCCTGCGCACCTGCTACGTGCCGGGCACCTGGCACCACGACTTGGCCGCCGCCGGGCCGGACGGGGCGCTCAAGGCCGGGGCGGAGAATCCCTGGCACGTGGCCGGTCCGCTCTGTTTTTCAGGGGATTTCCTGGCCCGGTCCAGGCCGCTGCCGGACGTCGCGCCGGGCGATTTCATCCTGATCCTGGACGCCGGGGCGTACACGTTCGCCATGTGGTCGCGCTACAACAGCCGCCAGATGCCCAAGGTCCTTGGCGTGTCCGGCGGGCGCTTCGTCACGCTTAAGGAGCGCGAGCGCGTGGAGGACGTGGTGGCCTTCTGGCGCTGA
- a CDS encoding AMP-binding protein → MPSPDATLVDSLLEAVSRHAEGFALRLVLEDGSFKDLDRRAFLDMALRVAGWCREKGLAPGGRAVLCLENSPAWGAAYFGILLAGGVVVPVDAQSTPEDAAYFLEKTRARLVFASREDLFASCRADDCILARSLDEALAHEPLAEGAIYRGAPGDPAALLFTSGTTGRPKAVTLTHANLLANVESIKATGLLLPTDNFLAVLPLHHAYPCMVNLLVPLLAGARSTFLETLKPEAILSVLKSARISLLVLTPQYVGIFLRRILKRFEGLPLGLGRGLARLLAMTAGMRPDPLGFVRRGVLRAVGPDFRFFLTGGAKCDPEVIEGMAALGLPVIEGYGLSETAPVVSLNRPDSGKPGSVGTPLKGVEARIDLPDAEGYGDILVRGANVMLGYFEDPEATALALRDGWFHTGDQGRMDPDGALYVRGRERDIIVLPSGKKFPAEEVEAHYLQAPSVGEICVLQGEGGALTAVVTPDREFFRATDAPDVRHNIRWDMEMVSKTLPPYKRVGAFTVVPGELPKTRLGKLKRHLVEKMLSEAATAGPVQAEAWTGLGPSGEKALAAIREVSGMASVAASSHLELDLGLDSLRKLELLTLLEDVLGRTIAEERFQRLATAGEVVALARELAGETPLDVAPDSAGGAAGNGSRSPDVRSGVREDWRAPGDASGLNLDAPLPPELAARVRTRFGPAARLATSAVGSLVDAAARLGFSLTVRGAENIPEGAALICPNHASYLDAFMVFAATPPRLRMRLYFLGLARYLDAWLVRRLAAVFRLIPVDAGRMSETMRLSARALRGGGLLCVFPEGARTVSGELQEFRQGPVVLSGACSVPVVPVAIAGTFEAWPVRGKLKLGKVTVRFGKPFMPGNPEEVRLAVGELLRQP, encoded by the coding sequence ATGCCTTCCCCGGACGCAACCCTTGTCGACTCCCTGCTGGAGGCCGTGAGCCGCCACGCGGAGGGCTTCGCCCTGCGCCTGGTCCTGGAGGACGGCTCCTTCAAGGACCTGGACCGCCGCGCCTTTCTGGACATGGCCCTGCGCGTGGCGGGCTGGTGCCGGGAAAAGGGGCTCGCCCCGGGCGGCCGGGCCGTCCTGTGCCTGGAGAACTCCCCGGCCTGGGGAGCGGCCTACTTCGGCATCCTCCTGGCCGGAGGGGTCGTGGTGCCCGTCGATGCGCAGTCCACGCCGGAGGACGCGGCCTATTTCCTGGAAAAAACCCGCGCCCGCCTGGTGTTCGCCTCCCGGGAGGACCTCTTCGCCTCCTGCCGTGCCGACGACTGTATTCTGGCCCGGAGCCTGGATGAGGCCCTGGCTCACGAACCCCTGGCCGAGGGGGCCATCTATCGGGGCGCTCCCGGCGACCCGGCCGCGCTGCTCTTCACCTCCGGCACCACGGGCAGGCCCAAGGCGGTGACGCTCACCCACGCCAACCTGCTGGCCAACGTGGAGTCCATCAAGGCCACCGGGCTTCTGCTGCCCACCGACAACTTCCTTGCCGTGCTCCCCCTGCACCATGCCTACCCGTGCATGGTGAACCTGCTGGTGCCGCTTTTGGCCGGGGCGCGCTCCACGTTCCTGGAGACCCTCAAGCCCGAGGCCATCCTCTCCGTGCTGAAAAGCGCCCGCATAAGCCTCCTGGTGCTCACCCCGCAGTACGTGGGCATCTTCCTGCGGCGCATCCTCAAACGCTTCGAGGGCCTGCCTCTCGGGCTCGGGCGCGGCCTCGCCCGGCTGCTGGCCATGACGGCGGGCATGCGTCCGGACCCGCTGGGCTTCGTGCGCCGTGGGGTCTTGCGCGCGGTGGGGCCGGACTTCCGCTTCTTCCTCACCGGCGGGGCCAAGTGCGATCCGGAGGTCATCGAGGGCATGGCCGCGCTGGGGCTGCCGGTGATCGAGGGGTACGGCCTGTCCGAGACCGCGCCGGTGGTCAGCCTGAACCGCCCCGACTCGGGCAAGCCCGGCAGCGTGGGCACGCCGCTTAAGGGCGTGGAGGCACGCATCGACCTCCCGGACGCCGAGGGCTACGGGGATATCCTGGTGCGCGGCGCCAACGTCATGCTGGGCTACTTCGAGGACCCCGAGGCCACGGCCCTGGCCCTCCGGGACGGCTGGTTCCACACCGGCGACCAGGGGCGCATGGACCCGGACGGCGCGCTGTACGTGCGCGGCCGGGAGCGCGACATCATCGTGTTGCCCAGCGGCAAGAAGTTCCCCGCCGAGGAAGTGGAGGCCCACTACCTGCAAGCCCCGAGCGTGGGGGAGATCTGCGTGCTCCAGGGCGAGGGCGGGGCGCTCACGGCCGTGGTCACCCCCGACAGGGAGTTCTTCCGGGCCACGGATGCGCCCGACGTGCGCCACAACATCCGCTGGGACATGGAGATGGTTTCCAAGACCCTGCCGCCCTACAAGCGCGTGGGCGCGTTCACGGTGGTGCCGGGAGAGCTGCCCAAGACGCGCCTGGGCAAGTTGAAGCGCCATCTGGTGGAGAAGATGCTCTCCGAGGCGGCCACGGCGGGGCCGGTGCAGGCCGAAGCGTGGACCGGACTCGGCCCGTCTGGGGAAAAGGCCCTGGCGGCCATCCGCGAGGTGTCGGGGATGGCTTCGGTGGCGGCCTCGTCGCACCTGGAGCTGGACCTTGGCCTGGATTCGCTCCGGAAGCTGGAGCTGCTGACGCTTCTGGAAGACGTGCTGGGCCGGACAATTGCGGAAGAGCGCTTCCAGCGCCTGGCCACGGCCGGGGAGGTGGTGGCGCTGGCGCGGGAGCTTGCCGGGGAAACGCCCCTGGATGTTGCCCCGGATTCGGCAGGAGGGGCGGCCGGAAACGGTTCCCGGTCCCCGGACGTTCGGAGCGGCGTCCGGGAGGACTGGCGTGCGCCGGGAGATGCTTCCGGGCTTAACCTGGACGCGCCGCTGCCGCCGGAGCTTGCGGCCAGGGTGCGCACCCGCTTCGGCCCGGCCGCGCGGCTGGCCACGTCGGCCGTGGGCTCTCTGGTGGACGCGGCCGCGCGCCTTGGGTTTTCGCTTACGGTCCGGGGGGCGGAAAACATCCCCGAGGGCGCGGCCCTCATCTGCCCCAACCACGCAAGCTACCTGGACGCGTTCATGGTTTTCGCCGCGACCCCGCCCAGGCTGCGCATGCGCCTCTATTTCCTGGGACTGGCCCGCTACCTGGACGCCTGGCTGGTGCGGCGGCTGGCGGCGGTGTTCAGGCTGATCCCGGTGGACGCGGGCAGGATGTCCGAAACCATGCGTCTGAGCGCCCGGGCCCTGCGGGGCGGAGGGCTTTTGTGCGTTTTCCCGGAGGGGGCGCGCACGGTGTCCGGAGAACTCCAGGAGTTCCGGCAGGGCCCGGTGGTCCTCTCCGGAGCGTGCAGCGTGCCCGTGGTTCCGGTCGCCATCGCCGGCACCTTCGAGGCCTGGCCCGTACGGGGGAAACTCAAGCTCGGCAAGGTGACCGTGCGCTTCGGCAAGCCGTTCATGCCCGGAAACCCGGAAGAGGTGCGGCTCGCGGTGGGGGAATTGCTCCGCCAGCCGTGA
- a CDS encoding HD domain-containing phosphohydrolase has product MPSQKSRILVVEDEAIVALDIQSRLRYMGYDVAGVASTGEDAVDKAGKLKPNLILMDIMLEGGMDGIEAAGLIKENFGIPVVYLTAYADKQTLERAKITNPFGYIIKPFEDRELQTTIEMAVYKYETDRKLVLSERLLATTLKSLGEAVVTTGADGLVRFLNPVAEQFLGVKLEEAQGRTLPELLRHDDSCMAGFGSHTCRFTRSSGESVPIETNVSPILDDWGGTVGSVLVFRDISERVKSERNLREYVASLRESLEATVEALAVTAEKRDPYTAGHQQRVAALATAIAAELGLDGDRLEGLRVAGLLHDIGKIYIPAEILAKPSTLTNIEMGLIKTHSEVGFDILKNIPFPWPVAQCVLQHHERLNGSGYPAGLSDGQISEEAKILSVADVVEAMSSHRPYRAALGLDRALGEVKRNRGVLYFPDAVDACLGLFESGRFSFEMEERA; this is encoded by the coding sequence ATGCCGAGTCAGAAGAGCAGGATACTCGTGGTCGAGGACGAGGCCATAGTCGCCTTGGATATCCAGAGCAGGCTCAGATACATGGGCTATGATGTCGCCGGGGTGGCCAGCACCGGCGAGGACGCCGTGGACAAGGCCGGGAAGCTCAAGCCCAACCTGATCCTCATGGACATCATGCTCGAGGGCGGGATGGACGGCATCGAGGCCGCGGGCCTGATCAAAGAGAATTTCGGCATCCCGGTGGTCTACCTGACCGCCTACGCGGACAAGCAGACCCTGGAACGCGCCAAGATCACCAATCCCTTCGGCTACATCATCAAGCCCTTCGAGGACCGTGAACTCCAGACCACCATCGAGATGGCCGTCTACAAGTACGAGACGGACCGCAAGCTGGTGCTCTCCGAGAGGCTCCTGGCCACCACCCTCAAGAGCCTGGGCGAAGCCGTGGTCACCACGGGGGCCGACGGGCTGGTCAGATTCCTCAACCCCGTGGCCGAGCAGTTCCTGGGAGTCAAGCTGGAGGAGGCCCAGGGCAGGACCCTGCCCGAGCTCCTGCGCCACGATGACTCCTGCATGGCAGGATTCGGCAGCCACACCTGCAGATTCACGCGCTCGAGCGGGGAGTCCGTGCCCATCGAGACCAACGTCTCCCCCATTCTCGACGACTGGGGCGGGACGGTGGGCTCCGTGCTGGTGTTCCGGGACATCTCCGAGCGGGTCAAGAGCGAGCGGAACCTCAGGGAATACGTGGCCAGCCTGCGCGAATCGCTGGAGGCCACCGTGGAGGCCCTGGCCGTCACCGCCGAGAAGCGCGATCCCTACACGGCCGGGCATCAGCAGCGAGTGGCCGCCCTGGCCACGGCCATAGCAGCCGAGCTTGGCCTCGATGGCGACCGCCTGGAGGGCCTGCGCGTGGCCGGGCTCCTGCACGACATCGGAAAGATATACATCCCAGCGGAAATACTGGCGAAACCGTCCACGCTCACCAACATCGAGATGGGGCTCATCAAGACCCATTCCGAGGTGGGCTTCGACATTCTCAAGAACATCCCCTTTCCCTGGCCCGTGGCCCAGTGCGTGCTGCAGCACCACGAGCGGCTGAACGGCTCGGGGTATCCGGCGGGGCTCTCCGACGGCCAGATCAGCGAGGAGGCCAAGATACTCTCCGTGGCCGACGTGGTGGAGGCCATGAGCTCCCACCGGCCCTACCGGGCCGCCCTGGGCCTGGACCGGGCCCTGGGCGAGGTGAAGCGCAACCGGGGCGTGCTCTATTTCCCCGATGCCGTGGACGCCTGCCTGGGCCTGTTCGAATCCGGGCGCTTCAGCTTCGAGATGGAGGAGAGGGCCTGA